The following coding sequences lie in one Rutidosis leptorrhynchoides isolate AG116_Rl617_1_P2 chromosome 4, CSIRO_AGI_Rlap_v1, whole genome shotgun sequence genomic window:
- the LOC139841933 gene encoding uncharacterized protein codes for MVKMERELQNLKLVGTNLASYNRRFFEVALMHDPGDCIKRCDKCKKNGHLATECKAGTNVYYGCRKTGHFRKDCPTTTKNTEPARGRAFNINSIEARDDPKLVTGTFLLDNHHAYVLFESGADRSSVSRDFCHNLKNPVSSLENLYSIELGNGNLMRADKVYRDCTLILARTSFRIDVISIKLGSFDLVVGMDWLPENRAYIVCDEKAIHIPVTEDEPLMVYGERSKKLEDVLIVRDFSDIFPNELPGLLPHRDVEFQIDLMPGVAPVARAP; via the exons ATGGTTAAGATGGAGCGGGAACTCCAGAACTTGAAACTGGTTGGTACTAATTTAGCCAGCTATAATAGGAGATTCTTTGAGGTTGCTCTTAT GCATGACCCGGGAGATTGCATAAAGCGGTGTGATAAGTGTAAGAAGAATGGACACCTGGCCACAGAATGTAAAGCTGGTACAAATGTTTATTATGGATGTAGGAAAACTGGTCACTTTAGAAAGGATTGTCCAACTACAACTAAGAATACTGAACCTGCCAGAggaagagctttcaacatcaactccattgaagctcgtgatgatcctaagTTAGTCACGGGTACTTTTTTACTCGATAACCATCATGCTTATGTACTTTTTGAATCTGGAGCTGATAGGAGTTCTGTTTCCagagatttttgccataatcttaagaatcCCGTATCATCATTAGAAAacttgtactctatagaactagggaacggTAATCTAATGAGAGCTGATAAGGtctatcgtgattgtactttgatttTGGCTAGAACGTCTTTTAGAATAGATGTGATATCGATTaagctgggaagttttgaccttgtagttggaatggactggttacctGAGAATAGAGCCTACATCGTTTGCGACGAGAAAGCGATTCACATACCTGTTACCGAAGATGAGCctctaatggtgtatggagagcgaa gcaagaaactcgaagatgtgctGATCGTTAGAGACTTTTCCGATATTTTTCCGAACGAGTTACCCGGATTGCTACCACATAGagatgtagaattccagattgacttAATGCCTGGAGTGGCACCTGTGGCGCGCGCACCGTAA